The Pseudoalteromonas sp. N1230-9 genome segment TAGCCCACTCAAGCATGCTCAGTAAGCCGTGCACATATTGGTCGTGAGCTTCACTAAATAAATGCATAGCATCATGATAGATTTCTAAGGCCATACGGGGTGTTAAACGCTGTAAGCATTGCCACATATCTTCAAGCACTAACACACTATTTGTTTCTGGAGGCGCAGGGTTAGCATGATTAGGCGCACGCTCAACGTCAATCACGTCAGTAATCAATACCGCGTGGTGCGCAGTTAACGCACGACCCGACTCTGTAATAATAGCTGGATGTTTTAAGTCATGCTGTTGGCATACTTCAGCAAACGCATTCACAACATTACGTGCATACTCTTCAACACTATAATTCATTGAACATGCGCTACGTGAACCAGAGCCTTCATAGTCAACACCGAGTCCTCCACCAACATCAACGGTATTAAGAGGCACACCGAGTTGTGTTAGCTCAGCAAAGTGGCGGGCACATTCGCGTAACGCTCTATGAATGTCACGGATATTGGCAATTTGTGAACCGATATGAAAGTGCACTAGCTGCATCAGGTGTAATTTATTATGTGATTTTAATAACTCAACAGCCGAAAGCACCTGTCCCGCCGTTAAGCCGAACTTACCTTTTTCACCACCTGTGTTTTGCCACTTACCTTTACCCACGGAGTTTAAACGGATACGAATACCAATTGAGGGTTCAATACCTAAATCATCAATTTCAGTTAATAGCGTTGTTAACTCAGAAAGCTTCTCAACGACAATGTGAACTTTATGACCAAGGGCTTGACCTATGCAGGCTAGGCGCAAAAACTCACTGTCTTTGTAACCATTACAAACAATGGTAATAGGGTTTTGCGCAACACCCAAGATCGCCATTAATTCAGGTTTAGAACCTGCTTCTAAACCAACCAAGCCGCTTGGATGAGCCAGAAGTTTAGTTACCACAGAGCGCTGTTGGTTTACTTTAATTGGGTATACACAAGTATAACTACCTTGATAATCTCGTGCATCGCGTGCTTTGGTAAATGCACTCGTTAAAGTGCCAACACGATTTTGCAGAATATCGGTAAAACGCACTAGAACAGGTAATGTTAGACCTTGCTTTTTAAATTGTTCAGTCAGTTCAGATAAGGAAATCGCCGCCTTAGCTTGATCACCATCAGGGTAAGCAACCAGCTCTCCC includes the following:
- the speA gene encoding biosynthetic arginine decarboxylase, giving the protein MTWGLDKARNTYNVAHWSDGYFDINAQGELVAYPDGDQAKAAISLSELTEQFKKQGLTLPVLVRFTDILQNRVGTLTSAFTKARDARDYQGSYTCVYPIKVNQQRSVVTKLLAHPSGLVGLEAGSKPELMAILGVAQNPITIVCNGYKDSEFLRLACIGQALGHKVHIVVEKLSELTTLLTEIDDLGIEPSIGIRIRLNSVGKGKWQNTGGEKGKFGLTAGQVLSAVELLKSHNKLHLMQLVHFHIGSQIANIRDIHRALRECARHFAELTQLGVPLNTVDVGGGLGVDYEGSGSRSACSMNYSVEEYARNVVNAFAEVCQQHDLKHPAIITESGRALTAHHAVLITDVIDVERAPNHANPAPPETNSVLVLEDMWQCLQRLTPRMALEIYHDAMHLFSEAHDQYVHGLLSMLEWAKLEQLYFTILHRVRASLSENARAHREVLDDLNEKLADKLFVNFSLFQSLPDVWGIQQLFPVMPVENLHQPLTQRAIIQDITCDSDGQIRNYVEGTGIESSLPIPEYKPGQQYHIAMFLVGAYQEILGDLHNLFGDTDSVHVELTDSGYQLTNAIKGDSVKDVLKFVDYDSEILAENFAKRVSELAIDEQYKAQYLSELNAGLAGYTYFED